The following proteins are encoded in a genomic region of Thermococcus pacificus:
- a CDS encoding GTP-binding protein produces the protein MPKRVKLGHHYYYIVTVDQLNSGSFRGKNVVIEGVIEDKPVVEFLPMELPGYRTTFKVSGIRVEFSGSPCIGLGDSVRVYGRFLGDCIMASAIETERALFTTEE, from the coding sequence ATGCCCAAGCGGGTCAAACTCGGCCATCATTACTATTACATAGTTACGGTTGATCAGCTCAATTCCGGCAGTTTCAGGGGCAAGAACGTTGTTATCGAGGGCGTTATTGAGGACAAGCCCGTCGTCGAGTTCCTCCCTATGGAACTCCCTGGCTACAGAACCACGTTTAAAGTTTCCGGTATCAGAGTCGAGTTCTCTGGCAGTCCCTGCATCGGTCTGGGGGACAGCGTCCGCGTCTACGGCCGCTTCCTCGGGGACTGCATAATGGCGAGTGCTATCGAGACGGAGAGGGCGCTCTTCACAACCGAGGAGTGA
- a CDS encoding secondary thiamine-phosphate synthase enzyme YjbQ — translation MLFELEVPTSERFQIIDITDEVQRLVYRSKVKHGMAVVFTRHTTTGLFINEAESRLIEDIKAKMKELVPRGAGYSHDSLDGNAHSHIRASLLLNPEVVVPIDQAELQLGTWQRILFAELDGPRHRKVLVMICPCPEFQEE, via the coding sequence GTGCTCTTTGAGCTTGAGGTCCCGACTTCCGAGAGATTCCAGATAATAGATATAACCGACGAGGTTCAGAGGCTCGTATACCGCTCAAAGGTCAAGCACGGCATGGCTGTCGTCTTCACCAGACACACCACAACGGGTCTTTTCATAAATGAGGCCGAGAGCAGACTGATCGAGGACATAAAGGCGAAGATGAAGGAGCTCGTGCCGAGGGGTGCCGGATACTCCCATGACAGCCTCGATGGCAACGCCCACTCTCATATCAGGGCCAGCCTCCTTCTGAATCCGGAAGTTGTGGTTCCCATTGACCAGGCAGAGCTCCAGCTTGGCACCTGGCAGAGGATCCTCTTCGCCGAGCTCGACGGGCCGAGGCACAGGAAGGTTCTGGTTATGATATGCCCGTGCCCTGAGTTCCAGGAGGAGTGA
- a CDS encoding Era-like GTP-binding protein has protein sequence MIKVAIIGAENAGKSTLMNALIGGKVSEVEDLPGTTKGVIRRRFGKLKIPKGMKNPLGGADEFVLIDTAGLFDPHRELRGKVLSEERFKDIINEIVSADIIIHMVDATVGLHRGMEKLHHMLKFRYEKPIIVVINKIDLVPRERVEELREIIKKRLEQDALPLSLVTYEGFNELLEKLAHYAQYV, from the coding sequence ATGATAAAGGTTGCGATTATAGGTGCGGAGAACGCCGGCAAGTCAACGCTCATGAATGCTCTCATAGGCGGAAAGGTGAGCGAGGTCGAGGACCTGCCGGGGACGACGAAGGGAGTGATAAGGCGGCGCTTTGGCAAGCTCAAGATACCGAAGGGTATGAAGAATCCCCTCGGAGGGGCAGACGAGTTCGTTCTCATAGACACGGCGGGCCTCTTTGATCCCCATAGGGAGCTCCGCGGGAAGGTTCTGAGTGAGGAGCGCTTTAAGGACATAATCAACGAGATAGTTTCAGCAGACATAATCATTCACATGGTCGATGCCACCGTTGGATTGCACAGGGGCATGGAGAAGCTCCACCACATGCTGAAGTTCCGCTACGAGAAGCCAATAATAGTGGTCATCAACAAGATAGACCTCGTCCCGAGGGAGCGCGTTGAGGAGCTAAGAGAGATTATAAAGAAGCGCCTTGAGCAGGATGCCCTCCCCCTCTCGCTGGTCACCTACGAGGGCTTCAACGAGCTGCTTGAGAAGCTGGCCCACTATGCCCAGTACGTCTAA
- a CDS encoding HD domain-containing protein, translated as MVVSLLELFLEAGNLKRLPRTGWLLRGVPVPESIADHSFRTALMVLFLADELKAKGVEINTEKAIRMAILHDLAETRITDVPLTAQRYLDKGKGEREAFMEMLSSVGRRDLLSLFGEYENETSIEGRLVKFADRLEMLIQAYEYEKAGFGDLDEFWGAVEKLRENELYMHFKDLLDGLVELRKQKRLR; from the coding sequence ATGGTAGTGTCTCTTTTGGAGCTTTTTCTCGAAGCAGGGAACCTCAAGAGGCTCCCGAGGACAGGCTGGCTCCTGCGGGGGGTTCCCGTCCCTGAGAGCATAGCCGATCACAGCTTCAGAACCGCTCTTATGGTTCTCTTCCTCGCGGACGAGCTGAAGGCCAAAGGCGTTGAAATCAACACCGAGAAAGCCATTAGAATGGCTATCCTCCACGATTTGGCCGAGACCAGGATAACCGACGTTCCACTAACAGCACAGAGGTATCTGGACAAAGGAAAAGGTGAAAGAGAAGCGTTTATGGAGATGCTCTCCTCCGTTGGCCGTAGGGACCTCTTGAGTCTCTTTGGTGAGTACGAGAACGAAACGAGCATCGAGGGCAGGCTCGTTAAGTTCGCGGACAGGCTGGAGATGCTTATCCAGGCCTATGAATACGAGAAAGCTGGATTCGGGGACCTCGACGAGTTCTGGGGTGCTGTTGAAAAGCTGAGGGAGAACGAGCTTTACATGCATTTCAAGGATCTCCTTGATGGTCTCGTGGAGCTGAGAAAACAAAAACGCTTACGTTAA